The genomic interval CGGCCGCTGCATCACGAGATGCAGCGGCCGCTCCATTTCCGGCATCACACCGCGGATCACACGCTCCTCGTCGCCTCGCCTGCGACCCACACCGCTCGCACCGAGAGATCGGCCGCCAGCAGCACGGCATCTGCCAGGAAGCCGGATGCCAGCGAGCCGAGGTCGCTGCCCCGGCCGATCGCCAGGGCGGGGGTCGCCGTCAGCGCCACGACGGCGTCGGCGAGCGGGACCCCTGCCGCGACCGCGGTTCGGAGGGCGGCATCCTGGGTCAGCGTCGAGCCGGCGATCGCGCCTCCTCGCGTCAGGCGCGCGACGGCGTCGACGACGTCGACCTCCAGGCTCCCCAGGTCGTAGCGTCCGTCCGCGGCCCCCGCAGCCGCCATCGCGTCCGTGACGAGGGCGATGCGGCCGGGCGCGGCCCGGAACAGGATCCGCACCACCTCGGGATGCAGATGCACCCCGTCGGCGATCACCTCGACGGTGACGCGTGGGTCGGCCGCCGCGGCACCGACCGGACCCGGCTCGCGATGGTGGAGTCCCGGCATCGCGTTCAACGCGTGGGTCAGCAGGGTCGCGCCGGCGTCGAATGCTGCTCGGCATTGGGCGTAGTCGGCACCGGTGTGCCCGACCGCGGCGGCTGCGCCGGCCGCCACCACTCGACGGATCGCCTCGAGGCCGCCGGGCAGTTCTGGTGCCAGGGTCACCTGCCGCACAGTGCCGCGTCCTGCCTCCAGCAGCCGTTCGACCGCGTGCGGTACGGGCTCGCGAAGCAGGCTCTCGTCGTGGGCGCCCTTGTGCGACGGGTCGAGGAACGGCCCCTCCAGGTGCGATCCCAGGATGTCGGCATCCGTCGTCACCAGATCCGCGACCATCGCGGCCCGTCGCTCGAGCGTCTCGAGCGGGGCCGTCACGAGCGAGACGACGGCTCGCGTGGTGCCGTGCGCGCGGTGAAGGGCTCGTGCGGCGCGGATCGCGTCCGCCCCGTCATCGTACGAGGCGCCCCCGCCACCGTGGCCGTGGATGTCGATGAATCCGGGGACGAGCAGCGCGCCCGGGCCCGCGACAGCGCCCGCGTCGACGACGGTGTCCGCAGCCGCCGCCCGCCATCCGTCACCGGTCCCCGTCGCCGTGACGCGGTCACCGTCGAACCGCACCCAC from Microbacterium pumilum carries:
- the nagA gene encoding N-acetylglucosamine-6-phosphate deacetylase; translation: MSTVVHSAQLVLGPRDGSVVDHGWVRFDGDRVTATGTGDGWRAAAADTVVDAGAVAGPGALLVPGFIDIHGHGGGGASYDDGADAIRAARALHRAHGTTRAVVSLVTAPLETLERRAAMVADLVTTDADILGSHLEGPFLDPSHKGAHDESLLREPVPHAVERLLEAGRGTVRQVTLAPELPGGLEAIRRVVAAGAAAAVGHTGADYAQCRAAFDAGATLLTHALNAMPGLHHREPGPVGAAAADPRVTVEVIADGVHLHPEVVRILFRAAPGRIALVTDAMAAAGAADGRYDLGSLEVDVVDAVARLTRGGAIAGSTLTQDAALRTAVAAGVPLADAVVALTATPALAIGRGSDLGSLASGFLADAVLLAADLSVRAVWVAGEATRSV